A single region of the Chryseobacterium culicis genome encodes:
- a CDS encoding RNA polymerase sigma factor, which yields MTQETFKNTVFILKDEMYRFAKRFVMSSDEAEDVVQDLMMKFWQKRDELEQFGNFKSYALKSVRNECLNRLKHHDVKIGFADMQLHRSELYSMEVDNLKEHIVGFINQLPEKQKLVIHLKDVEEYDVSEISEMLEMEENAVRVNLMRARQKVKEQISQLMSYEKRSITR from the coding sequence ATGACCCAAGAAACTTTCAAGAATACGGTGTTTATTCTCAAAGACGAGATGTATCGTTTTGCGAAGCGGTTTGTCATGAGCAGTGATGAAGCAGAAGATGTAGTACAGGATCTCATGATGAAGTTTTGGCAGAAGAGGGATGAGCTTGAGCAATTCGGGAATTTTAAATCCTATGCGCTGAAATCTGTCCGGAATGAATGCCTGAACCGCCTGAAGCATCATGATGTAAAGATCGGTTTTGCGGATATGCAGCTTCATCGATCGGAGCTCTACAGTATGGAAGTTGATAACCTTAAGGAACATATTGTAGGATTTATCAATCAGCTCCCCGAAAAACAAAAGTTGGTCATCCACTTGAAAGATGTAGAAGAATATGATGTTTCCGAAATTTCTGAAATGCTGGAAATGGAGGAAAATGCAGTAAGGGTAAACCTGATGCGTGCGAGACAAAAAGTAAAAGAACAAATCTCACAACTGATGAGCTATGAAAAAAGATCAATTACAAGATAA